One Brassica napus cultivar Da-Ae chromosome C4, Da-Ae, whole genome shotgun sequence genomic region harbors:
- the LOC125585586 gene encoding transcriptional regulator TAC1-like — MNRKYSDRRSYSWSGQARPYICEFCERGFSNAQALGGHMNIHRKDRAKLRQANLKEDDREDSTCTTSRNRFEQDLTELPFFVDSTVGSSTKQDKNTSGDYLGGEEKKMMKLQNALSHSAEVIDLELRLGLDPYKKSPST; from the coding sequence ATGAATAGAAAATACTCGGATCGTCGATCATATTCATGGTCTGGACAAGCAAGACCATACATATGCGAATTTTGCGAGAGGGGTTTCTCCAACGCACAAGCTTTAGGAGGGCACATGAATATCCACAGGAAAGACAGGGCAAAGCTGCGACAAGCGAACCTAAAAGAAGATGACCGTGAAGACTCCACATGCACCACTTCGAGAAATCGGTTCGAGCAAGACCTGACTGAACTGCCTTTCTTCGTTGATTCCACGGTCGGTTCATCAACAAAACAAGACAAAAATACAAGTGGAGACTATTTGGGAGGTGAAGAGAAGAAAATGATGAAACTTCAAAATGCTTTGTCCCACAGTGCAGAAGTGATAGATCTTGAGCTTCGTCTAGGACTAGATCCTTATAAGAAATCACCAAGTACGTAA